The following coding sequences are from one Dehalococcoidia bacterium window:
- a CDS encoding alpha/beta hydrolase yields the protein MTTAQQTWTSRSRELAGIQTTLVTGGDGEPVLVLHDETGHPGWLQWHESLAQHFNLNIPMMPGYGGTARLDWAMSMRDMTGWYLEALDDLDMGQISVIGFSLGGWLAAELATMDPSRFKKLVLVSAAGVRPPVGEILDMFLVTMPAFLEASVKDKNSVEEFSVVSPDEPTPDLQFDWEDVREVACMLSWRPYMHNPTLPQILHRLKRVPTLLVWGRDDAVIPLSAGQRYNESIPGSRLAVLDDCGHRPELEKPGEFAEVVRGFLAEG from the coding sequence ATGACCACTGCGCAACAGACTTGGACAAGCCGCAGCAGGGAGTTGGCTGGGATTCAGACCACTCTCGTGACCGGCGGGGATGGGGAACCGGTACTGGTGCTGCACGATGAGACAGGTCATCCCGGATGGCTGCAGTGGCACGAGTCGCTGGCGCAACACTTCAACCTCAACATCCCCATGATGCCTGGATACGGCGGCACGGCGCGTCTCGACTGGGCGATGTCCATGCGCGACATGACGGGATGGTACCTGGAGGCGCTGGACGATCTCGATATGGGGCAGATCAGCGTGATCGGATTCTCGCTCGGCGGGTGGCTGGCTGCGGAGCTCGCGACGATGGACCCAAGTCGTTTCAAGAAGCTGGTGCTCGTGTCTGCAGCGGGCGTGAGGCCGCCTGTGGGCGAGATCTTGGATATGTTCCTGGTTACGATGCCAGCGTTCCTGGAGGCCAGCGTAAAAGACAAGAACAGCGTGGAGGAGTTCTCCGTAGTCTCACCGGACGAGCCGACGCCTGATCTACAATTCGACTGGGAGGATGTCAGGGAGGTGGCGTGTATGCTCAGCTGGCGGCCATACATGCACAACCCGACGCTGCCGCAGATTCTGCATCGACTGAAGCGCGTGCCGACGCTGCTGGTGTGGGGTCGGGACGACGCTGTCATTCCGCTGAGCGCGGGACAGCGGTACAACGAGTCGATTCCAGGCTCGAGGCTGGCTGTGCTGGACGACTGCGGTCACAGGCCGGAGTTAGAAAAGCCCGGGGAGTTTGCGGAGGTAGTGAGGGGTTTCCTAGCTGAGGGGTAG
- the ftsY gene encoding signal recognition particle-docking protein FtsY, giving the protein MLRFLRRGEREDRERTKSAVQRTGQRWFRRMTGVFQRSEIDDDMWDELEEILISADVGVSTTMKLLDDLRDEVRDNGITRPEEAFELLKGAMMETLTVDGTERVMEVDESPLVILMVGVNGVGKTTAIARLTKLHLEEGHTVLLGAGDTFRAAAIEQLQTWGERLGVDVIAHRQGADSAAVAFDTIQAARSREIDVVIIDTAGRLHTRSNLMTELRKMRNVIARQGVSRSQRVILAMDATTGQNGLMQARTFVEDMRCAGVFLAKLDGSAKGGVVLSITDELGLPVLFVGTGEEPDDMAVFDPRDFVEGLFEPA; this is encoded by the coding sequence ATGCTCAGGTTCCTCAGAAGGGGCGAGCGGGAAGACCGCGAGAGGACCAAGAGCGCTGTCCAGAGAACAGGACAGCGTTGGTTCAGGCGCATGACCGGTGTCTTCCAGCGAAGCGAGATAGACGATGACATGTGGGACGAGCTGGAGGAGATACTGATCTCCGCCGACGTGGGCGTATCCACGACGATGAAGCTGCTGGACGACCTGCGAGATGAGGTCCGCGATAACGGAATCACACGTCCTGAGGAGGCATTCGAGCTTCTGAAGGGCGCGATGATGGAGACGCTCACCGTGGACGGCACCGAGAGGGTCATGGAGGTTGATGAGTCGCCCCTGGTCATCCTGATGGTCGGCGTGAACGGCGTGGGCAAGACAACGGCGATCGCGCGACTGACGAAACTACATCTCGAAGAGGGGCACACAGTGCTGCTCGGCGCTGGGGATACGTTCAGGGCGGCGGCGATCGAGCAGCTTCAGACCTGGGGCGAAAGGCTCGGCGTGGACGTCATCGCGCACCGCCAGGGAGCCGACTCGGCGGCCGTGGCGTTCGACACGATCCAGGCGGCGCGATCTCGCGAAATCGACGTGGTCATCATAGACACGGCGGGACGACTGCATACGAGGTCCAACCTGATGACCGAGCTGCGCAAGATGCGAAACGTGATAGCCCGGCAGGGCGTCTCGCGCTCGCAGCGTGTCATCCTGGCCATGGATGCCACGACGGGTCAGAACGGTCTGATGCAGGCCAGGACGTTTGTCGAAGACATGCGCTGCGCCGGGGTCTTCCTGGCGAAGCTGGACGGGTCTGCCAAGGGAGGGGTGGTGCTGTCGATCACCGATGAACTTGGCCTGCCTGTGCTGTTCGTAGGCACGGGTGAGGAGCCGGATGACATGGCGGTCTTCGATCCGCGTGACTTCGTTGAGGGACTTTTCGAGCCAGCTTAA
- a CDS encoding C-terminal binding protein encodes MPKFKVLITDYVWPTTEPEETVLREEADADAVVAPDGSEDTLVSLAGDVDAIMTCFAQVTPAVLQAAPNCVAVGRFGVGVDNIAVDTATELGMAVTYVPDYCVDEVSDHVMALLLGWNRKVSVFDNSVKGDGWGSVGLTMRMMRLRGKTLGVVGFGRIGQAAAQKALAFGFRVLAYDPYMTAEQCALQGARKSDLDTLLRESDFVSLHSPLNPETENMIGARELDLMKSESFLINCARGPLIDEDALYNALTSGSIAGAGLDVMVDNHPANDHPLLGLDNIIITPHVAFFSQEATLELEQRAAREVAFVLTGRMPDNLVNPAVLNHPNPRHSLK; translated from the coding sequence GTGCCAAAATTCAAAGTCCTCATAACTGACTACGTATGGCCCACTACAGAGCCCGAGGAGACCGTCCTCAGGGAAGAGGCTGACGCCGACGCAGTGGTAGCTCCCGACGGCAGCGAGGACACGCTCGTGTCCCTCGCCGGAGACGTCGACGCCATCATGACCTGCTTCGCGCAGGTTACCCCGGCAGTGCTGCAGGCTGCCCCCAACTGCGTGGCCGTGGGCAGGTTCGGAGTCGGTGTCGACAACATCGCCGTCGACACCGCCACCGAACTCGGCATGGCTGTTACCTACGTGCCCGACTACTGCGTTGACGAGGTCTCCGACCACGTCATGGCCCTTCTGCTCGGCTGGAACCGGAAGGTCTCGGTCTTCGACAACTCGGTCAAGGGAGACGGGTGGGGGAGCGTTGGGCTCACCATGCGCATGATGCGCCTTAGGGGAAAGACCCTGGGAGTAGTCGGCTTCGGACGCATCGGCCAGGCCGCCGCCCAGAAGGCTCTGGCGTTCGGCTTCCGCGTGCTTGCCTACGATCCGTACATGACCGCCGAGCAGTGCGCCCTCCAGGGAGCGCGTAAGTCGGACCTCGACACCCTGCTTAGGGAATCAGACTTCGTGTCGCTCCACTCACCGCTCAACCCTGAGACCGAAAACATGATCGGCGCACGCGAGCTTGACTTGATGAAGTCAGAGTCGTTCCTAATCAACTGCGCCCGCGGCCCTCTGATCGACGAAGATGCTCTCTACAACGCCCTCACCAGCGGCTCCATAGCCGGCGCAGGACTGGACGTCATGGTCGACAACCATCCTGCCAACGATCACCCGCTGCTCGGACTCGACAACATCATCATCACACCGCACGTGGCCTTCTTCAGCCAGGAGGCGACTCTGGAGCTGGAGCAACGCGCCGCCCGCGAAGTCGCCTTCGTTCTAACCGGCCGCATGCCCGACAACCTCGTAAACCCAGCCGTCCTCAACCACCCAAACCCGAGGCACAGCCTCAAGTGA
- a CDS encoding type II toxin-antitoxin system HicB family antitoxin has translation MRNEFTAVIEKDGDWFIAYCPEIPGANGQGRNKDAARESLADAISLILEDRREDGLRGVPEDAIREKVTIE, from the coding sequence ATGAGAAACGAATTCACAGCCGTCATAGAAAAAGACGGAGACTGGTTCATCGCCTATTGTCCGGAAATACCCGGCGCCAATGGACAGGGAAGAAACAAGGACGCAGCTAGGGAAAGCCTGGCAGACGCGATCAGTCTGATATTAGAGGACCGCAGGGAAGACGGCCTGCGAGGAGTCCCAGAAGACGCCATACGGGAGAAGGTCACAATCGAGTGA
- a CDS encoding DUF4445 domain-containing protein has translation MSPLYHSGQALDVVPGWSIFDYADNLRVRVPTSCGRTGECHECIVEVKRGAEALSPLTPAEGFLRGSYRLACQAHVVDENEDVEFAVLRRQPRILTHSVRRQVDLDPLTSRDGDSVVFDGQRIDSYRGRIYGLAVDIGTTTVAMNLVDLETGDIVHTASFENPQRFGGSDIMNRISYDGGEFNGELRQVMLSTINFEIGDMARSLGFHRRQIYEVVIVGNSTMRDLFFGIDVQPIGEKPYRSIVEDEYRSGIRSTTALTTTAREAGLRVFPDAHVYGGPLIGSHVGADVAADLLAVGIDEEDEDVMLVDVGTNTEVVIGNRNRLMAASCPAGPAFEGGQITHGMPGYNGAVESVRLLNSTAPLSLEGEGWGEGEYTGTVEVETIGGADVQGICGSGLVDLLAELRRHDLMNELGAFRNGDSEFVFAPEQRMSLSRADISALAQAKSANYSGQFIVLRSYGLPIDAISKLYLAGGFANYVNVNNAVAVGFIANVSSDRIHKVGNAALEGATIMLVSSRLRRRMEELVSTVEHIELETTPDFFDIFVEGCMFKPMAL, from the coding sequence CACTTCATGCGGACGCACCGGCGAGTGCCACGAGTGCATCGTTGAGGTCAAGCGCGGCGCCGAAGCCCTCAGCCCCCTCACACCAGCAGAAGGCTTTCTGAGAGGCAGCTATCGCCTGGCCTGTCAGGCCCACGTGGTCGACGAGAACGAGGATGTCGAGTTCGCCGTTTTGCGTAGACAACCCCGCATCCTCACCCACTCGGTCCGAAGGCAGGTCGACCTCGATCCGCTGACTTCGCGCGACGGCGACTCCGTCGTCTTCGACGGACAGCGCATCGACTCCTACCGCGGACGCATCTACGGTCTCGCTGTGGACATCGGCACCACGACGGTCGCCATGAATCTCGTTGACCTCGAGACCGGCGACATCGTCCACACGGCCTCGTTCGAGAACCCGCAGCGCTTCGGCGGCAGCGACATCATGAACCGCATCTCATACGACGGAGGCGAGTTCAACGGCGAGCTCCGGCAGGTGATGCTGTCGACCATCAACTTTGAGATCGGCGACATGGCTCGCTCGCTCGGATTCCACCGCAGGCAGATCTACGAAGTCGTTATCGTGGGCAACTCCACCATGCGCGACCTGTTCTTCGGCATAGATGTCCAGCCCATAGGCGAGAAGCCATATAGGTCGATTGTTGAGGACGAGTATCGCTCCGGCATTCGCAGTACCACAGCCCTGACCACGACTGCCAGAGAGGCCGGATTGCGAGTCTTCCCGGATGCTCACGTCTACGGAGGTCCACTCATCGGCAGCCACGTCGGCGCTGACGTCGCTGCAGACCTGCTCGCAGTTGGAATCGACGAGGAGGACGAAGACGTCATGCTCGTCGACGTCGGCACCAACACCGAGGTCGTTATCGGCAACCGTAACCGGCTGATGGCCGCCTCATGCCCCGCCGGACCGGCATTCGAGGGAGGCCAGATCACTCACGGAATGCCCGGCTACAACGGCGCAGTGGAGTCTGTCCGCCTTCTCAACTCAACAGCTCCCCTCTCCCTTGAGGGAGAGGGCTGGGGTGAGGGTGAATACACGGGGACAGTAGAGGTTGAGACCATAGGCGGGGCCGATGTGCAGGGCATCTGCGGCTCTGGACTCGTCGACCTTCTAGCCGAACTCCGACGCCACGACCTCATGAACGAGCTCGGCGCTTTCAGGAACGGCGACTCCGAGTTCGTATTCGCTCCCGAACAGCGCATGTCCCTCTCGCGAGCGGACATATCCGCGCTCGCCCAGGCAAAGTCAGCCAACTACTCGGGGCAGTTCATCGTGCTGCGCAGCTACGGACTGCCCATCGATGCCATCTCGAAGCTGTACCTCGCAGGCGGGTTCGCCAACTACGTCAACGTGAATAACGCGGTCGCAGTCGGGTTCATAGCAAACGTGTCGTCTGACCGCATACACAAGGTGGGCAACGCTGCCCTCGAAGGCGCGACGATCATGCTCGTCTCCTCAAGGCTACGCCGCCGAATGGAGGAGCTTGTATCAACCGTCGAGCACATCGAGCTTGAGACCACCCCGGACTTCTTCGACATTTTCGTCGAAGGGTGTATGTTCAAGCCAATGGCTCTATAG